Sequence from the Saccharopolyspora pogona genome:
GGTCGAATGGGCGGTCCAGGTGAACTGTGGTGGGGGTGCCGTGTTCGGCGATTTCATCGAACAGGACGCCCATATCGTCCGGTTTCACACGGCCTCCAATGCCGAGTTGAGCGACGGTTGTCGACGGTCTGTTTTTCCAACGAGCCGGCTCAGCGTCCGAGAAGCGGCGAGCGCACCCGCGCGCACGGCGCCTTCACTCGACGGCCGCAGTGTCAACCAGTCACCCGCGTAGTCGACCGGCGCGCAGGCGCGTGCCATGAACGCGGAACGCAACCGCAGAGCCTCCGGGGTCGCTTCGGGCAGCCCATACCGGAAGCGGTGTACGAAGTTCGCCGCATTGGCCGATTCCAAGCCGGGCACGTAGCGGGCCGCCGCAGCGGTCAGCCGCGCGATCACCTCGGGTTCCGGAGCGTCCAGCAACTCCGCAACGGTGCGGGCGTTGGCCATCAGGGTCAGCAGTCCCTTGCCCGCCGGCACGCGCCCGGGGTGCTTGGCGTGGTCGATGATGATCCCGGACAGCACCGATTCCTCGACTTCCGGGGTGAGCAGCACATACAGCGGATGGCGGGACTCCGGTGCCACCGGCCGGTCCAGCAGGCAGCTGACCTTCAGCGTCGGGGTGAACGTGCACGCCGAAAGGAACGGACGCTCGTGGTCGGGTGTGTTGGCGTGCAGCTTCGCGGCAATCGGCGCCGGCACGCACAGCAGGACCGAACGGGCCGTCACGGTGTCCCCACCGATCAACAAGCGTGCCGAATCCCGCTCCGCAGCGACCTGGTCCACGCGCACACCGGTGGCGACGTCGAGGCCATCGGCCAGTCGGCACGCGAGCGTGTCCATCCCATCCCGATAGGTGCGCCAGCTGCCGACCTGGCCAACGGCCAGCAGCAGACTCAACATCGGCGCCGCAGCGGAGCGCGCCGTATCCCAGCCGAAGAAACAGCCCGCAACCGGTTGGAACAGGTAATCGTGCAGTTCGTCGTGGTAGCGCCTGGTGAACTCGCGGACGGTCGCGGCGCCCAGCGGTGTGGACTCCGGAAAGTCGCAGTCGTATTCCGCCTTCCGGCGCGATGCGCCGCCGAGCACTCGCGCCAGGTCGAGGCGCGCTCGCAACGACAGCCCCGCGCCGGTGAGCATCCCAGCCCGGTCTGCGACACCGTGGTGGACGCGCCCGTCCCGCCACATACCGATGGCGCTGCCGATCTTAGGAATGTCGTCGAGCGACACCCCAAGGCGGGCCAGAAGCTGCCAGGTGGCGCGGTAGCCGTGCGGGGACAACTGCTCCGCCCCCTCATCGAGCACGAAACCTTCGTGCCGGAAACTGTGCATCCGGCCGCCGACTTCCGGCTGCGCCTCGAACACCCGCACATCCAAGCCTGCCCGCTGCAACTCGTGCGCCGCGGTCAGGCCGGAAACGCCCGCCCCGACGACGGCGACATCGAGATCAGTGCTCACGCCGGGCCTCCCAAACCGATGAGCAGGTTCGCCACGATCAGCAGCCCGACGCTGACCCGGTGAACCTTGAAGCCCAACTTGCGGGCTCGCATGATGTCGCCGGCTCGGAAGCCGAGGTAGTACTGCCGCGCGCGCAGCGCCGTCGCCGGAAGCATCAGCAGCACGAACCACCACGGCGCGGCCCCGAGCGCCGAAGCCAACGCACCTACGGCGAACTCGGCGAACGAGAGCGCACCAATGAAAATCGTGTTGCCCCGTTCCGAGACGAGAGCCGCAACGGTCGGCCGGTTCACCAAGCGGTCGCCCTCGACGTCGTTGCTGTTGGAGTAGACGCCGAACATGAGCGGGCCGAAGCCGAACAAAACGCCCTGCACGAACACGAACCAGGAGAACTGCCCGGACACAAGGCCGTAGGGCGCGATAACCATAGAGAGGCCGAGCCAGACGAGGAAGATCTCCTGGAGCCCGCGGTAGCTCAGCTTGAGTCCGTAGGAGTACTGCAACGCCAGGACATAGAGCACGCCGGTTACCACGACAGTCCATACCGGACTCGCGGGCGCGATTGCGATCGTGCCCGCCCAGGCCGCGGCCCCAAGCAGCGCGGCGATCCAGCCGAAGCGCTCCGCTTCGCGAGGTTCCAGCGTGCCGGCGACGAGCGGCTTCCGCAGCTTCTTACGGAGCGGATTGTCCGGCCCGTAGTTCTTGATATCGCTGCCGTCGCGGAACCCGGTGAGGTCGTCGAAAGCGACCAGCGCGACGGTCACGAGGACCTCGCCGATGAGGAAGCCAAGCAGTGTAAGGACGGTGCGTGCATTTAGCGCACCCGACGGCAGGACCACTGCGGAGGCGGCCACGAAGATGCTGAGGTAGTAGTCGTAGACGTCGAGCTTGGCTAGTCGCGCGTAACTGCGGAGCTTGCTTTCCGGCCGGACTTCTCCGGTCGAGCTCGCCCGCCTCGTTTCAGTGTTCATGATCAATACTCGCTTCAGCCGGGAAACCGGATCAGTGCCGCCGTGGAACGGTCCCCGCCGTAATGCAGCTCCTGCGTCTCAACGAGCTGTGCGCCCGGCATCAGCGCGAGGTAGTCGTCCACCGACCGCAGCCGGGACCACTCGCTGACCGGGATCGCTGCCTGCGCGTACTCCACGAGCACGAAGTAGCGGCTGGAGTGCGAGATCGACCGGCAGATCTCGGCCAGTGCCGCCTCGTCGAGTACGTGCATCAGCACCCAAACCGACACGGCGACATCGAACTTCCGCCCATGCCAGGGCAAGTCTTCGGCACGGGCCAGTTCGAACTCTACATTGGACAGCTCGGAGCAGGATGTCTTTGCTTCGTCCAGCATTCCGGGAGTCATGTCCAGCGCCGTAACACGGGCCGCCTGTGCGGCCAGAGTCGGTGTCAGGCGGCCGATCCCGCATCCGATCTCCAGCGCGGCGGACAGCGGACGGGCGAGTTCTCGTGCCGCGGTCCGCAGTTGCCCCGCCACCACCTGCCGAGTCCGCTCCGTCGTGTCGGCATTGTACTCCGCCGGCTGGGAAGCACGCATCACGCGGGCCAGGCCCTCCCGCTGGGCCCGCTGCCGCCACTCTTCCGTTACGTCACCTGCCGTGACAATAGAAGCGGTGTTATACAAAGATAATCTCCTCAGTTCGGATGTACGTGCGGCCGGTGACCAAAACGGCACCGGCCGCACGGAATCAGCATCCGCGGTGAAGGTGAGCCCAACTCGGATGTCCGCGCGGCCGGTGCCCAGAACGGCACCGGCCGCGCGGAATCAGCATCCGCGGTGAGGGTCAGCCCAACAGCTCGACATCGGACAGGCCGAAGTGGTAGTCGCGGACGGCCGCCAGGAGCTCGTCCGTGGACAGCTCACCATTGCCGTCCTTGTCGACCCGCTGGAACGCCGTCGCGGCCTGGCCCTCGTCCATCCCCAGGGCGGTGAGCCAAGTGGCGAACTCCGCGCCGTTGATCTTCCCATCGCCATTCTTGTCGCACAACGCAACGATGCCCTGTACCACCGGCGTCAGCGCACGGTTGAACTCGGCCTCACCCTTTTCGAAGATGAGCTTCTCCGTGACGTCAATGAACTGCGCCTCGGTGACCAGGCCGTTGCTCCCGGCCTCCTGGTCGACGTATTCGAACAGACCGATCAAGGCGTTCTTGATCGGCTGCACGTCCGCCGAGTCCACGCCCTTACCGAAAGCCTGAGCGATCTGGGCTGCCTCCTGCTCGAAGTCCGCCCGCTCCAAACGGCCGCTGCCGTCGTGGTCCCACTTGGCAAAACGCTTCTGCAGCCGCTCGTTGGCGACGGTAGTGGTCATCTCTCAATCACTCCATTTCGTTATTACCTGGAAAAAGCGGCGGGCGAAGCACGCGCCGCCTCACACCGACGTTCGCTGAACGTCCGCGCAAGATTGTTTATTTCTTAGATTTGAACCATCGGAATACCGCGGTCGATTGCGGCAGCACCGAACACGCAGCGAACACCGACGCCGCGTTTCAGACGGAGAAGCTCCCACTGCCCGGAGCAACGTGGGCGCCCTGTCCCGGTTCGACGGTCAGGCTCGGCCCCAGACAGAACGGATCCCCGTAGATGCGCACCGGCTTATCGGTCTGGTTGTTCAAGACGTGCGCCGCGAGCGGCAGTTTGTAGCAGCCGTCCGGGTTCTCGTATGTGGTCAGCGGCTGCACTTCGGATTCGAAAACCGTCACCTGTCCGGTGGCCGCCAAGGCGGGAACTGCGGTAGCTCCCATCGCGGAGAGCGCACCGAAAAAGCCTAGCAGCGCCATACCCGTCCTAGACATGCGGGTTCCTTTCTCACATCTCGTTTCGCTACGAGGAGGTCGCTATGGACAGCCGGTTGTAGGCGTTGATCAACGCGATGGTCCATAGCAGACTCGCCAACTGCGGTTCGTCGAAGTACTTCTCCGCCGGCCGGTAGTCCTCATCTGGCACCTTTCGGTCGTTGAGCAGCGTCACGGACTCGGTCAACCGCAGCGCCGCCTGCTCACTTTCGGTGAACAGGCTCGAGTCCGGCCAGTTCTCAAGCTCCTGCAAACGGTGTTCGGACTCGCCCGCCTCTCGCGCGGAACGCGTGTGCATCGCGACGCAGAACTGGCACCCGTTGAGCTGCGAGGCACGGATTCGGACGAGCTCGAGCAATTTCGCGTCCACACCGGATTCCCGCGCGCGTGCCTCCGCGCCCCGGCTGAGCGTGTTCAGGGCACCGAAGTTCTCCGGCGATTCCTGGATGAGATTGACTCGCTGGCTCAAGGTTTTTCAGCTCCCAACCGGGTCACAAATCTGGGCAGTACTGCGTTCGACGGCGATTGCCGTGGTCGTACGGCGGCATACCTTCCCGGTCGGGGCCAACGGAAGTTCCGGCAACCGCACCAGGAACTCCGGCAGTTTCCGCCGTTCAAGGCCGCGCTCCTGCTCTAGGAACCCGGTGATCTCGGCGAGAGACAGCTCGGGAGTTCCCGCGGCTTGACTGATGCACGCGCACATTCGTTCGCCGAGATCGTCATCTGGTACCGGAACGCAAGCCACATCGACGACCACCGGATGTGCGCTGATCTCACGCTCGACCTCAGCCGGGCTGATCTTGTAGCCACCCCTCGAGACGACCTGTTCGATCCTGCCGAGGACGTGCAACCGCCCGTGCTCGTCGAGCATCCCCAGGTCTCCGCTGCGTACCCAACCGCCCGGGGCGCGATAACGGGCATCGAGCTCAGGCGCCGCCACGTAGCATAGCGGAGTCATCGGACCACGAGCCCAGATTTCGCCGGACTCGCCCACCGGAACAGGCTGCCCCTGGCGGTCCACGATGCGGATCGATGCGACCGACTCATCCGGAATTCCGGTACCTGTTTCCCGGCTGGTGCCCGTTCTCGCGGTGTGGCAGTTCACCCCGTCCGACGATCCGTAGATGGTGATGACCTCGCAGCCAAGCCGCCGACGGCATTGCGCCGCGGTGACATCGGAGAGCGGAGCAGCACTCGACACGACGGTGCGCAGGCTCGACGTGTCTTCGTCCGGCGCGCTGGGATGTTCCGATAGCCGCCGCAACATCGTCGGTACCCCGAACAGATGGGTCGGACGGTACTTGGTAACCATCCGCAGGGCTTGCGCCGAATCGAACCGCTCAGCGAGCACCAGCGTCCAGCCCAAAGCCGCAATGGCGCCGAAGGTCGCGCACGAACCGTAGGACGAGGCCATCGACATGAGGATGAGGCCGCGCGCCGGCCCATTTCCGCTGTGCAGGGCCCGCACATAGTTCGCTCGCCCGCCGGCCATGGCGTTGTGCGAATAGGCGATCATCTTCGGCTCCGCCAAGGTACCAGAGGTGACGAGAATCCGGACGGGGGCCTCCGGATCGACCGGCCGCGGGGACCAATCGTTCGACGGGCCCACGTCGTCCAGCGAGCGTGCCCCGTCCTCGCCCGCACCGAAGGTGAATACCGCGCGAGTATGCGGCAGCTCGCGGGCGACGTCCGCGTCCGGCGCGGCGCCGAAGATACCGGCGCTGGCACGCGACCGGCCGAGCAAACTGATCGTATCCCTGCTACCGCGGCCCGCCGGGTACGGCAGCGCCACCGCGCCGATGGCGGCGACCGCGAGTTCCGCTACGGCCATCCGCCACCCGTTGGGCATGCGGATTCCGATGATGTCCCGCGCGCCGAGCCCGGCATCGGTCAGCGCTGCCGCGATCCGGCGCACCTCACGGTCCAGCGCTGCGTAGTCGAGCGTCCGTTCCGCGTCGATGACCGCTTCACGATCCGGGTGTGCGCGAACATGCTCGGTGAAGAGCGTGTAGATGTCCTTACCCGGGCAGTCGCCTTGGCGCACCCACTGGCTCCGCAGCTCCGCAGGCACGCAGTCCCGGATTTCGGTGTCCGCCCGGGATATCCAGCGGTCGGTCATTCGAACTCCCAAGGTGTCAAGGGAAATACGTGCTCGCCGCGTCCCAGTGCCAAGTCGAATCTCGGATCAGCGGCCAGGTCCCGCAGCTCGGTGCACACCTGTGTCGCCACCACGTCTGCCTCGGCCAACAGCGAGATCGATGTCGCCGTCGGTTGCTCCCGCAGCCTGGTAGCGATCTCGGCGGCGGTGCCGGAAGACCTGAGTCCAAGTGGCCCCGCAACGCTGCTGGGAGCTATTCCCCGCGGCAGCACGAGGTATCCGTCACCGGTCGCCAGGGGACGATCGAGCTCCGTCCACACCGGCCGGTGGCGAGGCCTCGGCACCACTCCGGCCGATGAGTACAACGAAGAGTCCACCCTCGACCCGTTACCGGTGCGAACCCGCCTGAGCAACGAAGCCAGCACTCCCTGCGCACACACCAGCCCGCCGAGAATGTCCGTGAGTGTCATCAACGACGGCGCGCTCGGCTCGTCCTCGGGGTAGGCAGCGGCGCCGAGACCGCTATGCGCCTGCACCAGGAAATCGGTGCCCACCGGTTTATCGAGCCAGGGCAGCGGTTCCCAGCCCGATGCCCACGCATAGGTGAGTCCCGGTCTGCAGCGGGCGAGATCCGCCGCGTCCAGACCCAGCTGCTCGGCCTTGCCGGGCGCCCAGTTGTGCACGAACACGTCAGCCTCCGCGACGAGCTCGTAAACTGCGCGCCGACCGGAATCGGTCTTGAAGTCCAACTCGACAACCCGTTTGCCCTCGTTCAGGGCACGGAAGCGCGCGGAGCAATCGCCCGCCATCGGTGGGATCCCCCGCATCGGATCGCCACCCGGCGGCTCGATGCGGATGACCTCGGCCCCCAGCATCCGCAGAACATGCCCCGCTACCGGGCCCTGGACCCGCCGTGTCGACTCCACCACGACGATCCCCTCGAGTGGTCTCGCAAGGGATGTCGCCGGACGGACCTCCCCCATACCCGGGAGAATGCGCAGGGTGCACGCGGCAACGTCGACCGGATGCGCAGGGAATTCCCGCAACGGCAGCGCGTGGATACCGGCGGACACGGCTGCGGCCGAAATGACGTCGTAGTCCACGCCCGCCATCGTCTTGTGTAGTTCCGACGGCAGATTGGCCGATGCCGTGGCGAAACGCTGCTGGAAGGGCCACCAGCCCTCGCCGATCGCTGCGGGCTCGGCACCGAGCGCACGCCAGAACAGCTGCCAGCCCTCGGCATACAACGTTTCAATTTCGAACCGGATCCCGTCCCGCGACCGGAACGGTGGACGGCCACCAGCTTCCCAACTCTCCACCCAATCGTCGTCGCTGGTCGCCGCCGCGAGATACTGCTGTACCGCCAGCAACGCGGCCTGCGCGACGGACGTGCGGACCGCGCTCAGCCGGATGCCCCGCTCGCGTGCGATGGATCCCGCCAGGACTCCCTGCGTCGCAAGTACCCCGGCCACCGTCGAGGCGTAGTCCACGCCAAGCCTGGCCGGCCGACCGGCGGCCCGCCCGTGCACGTGCATGATCCCGCACGCCGCCTGCACCGCAGACTCGTCCGGCAGCGGTATACCGACCGGGCCGGACCAATCGATATCGACATCGACCTGCTCTGCCGCGCAGTCCGCCGGCAAGGCGCTCAGCTGAGCCTCCGCCACCCGGGCGGCGACCTCTGCGGCCGCATTCCGAACCGGAGCCGACGTCGTCACGACTGCAGTTCCTTTCGCCCCTGCACCGAGTACATGACGCTGGACGATGCCTGGAACGACGGTTCGCGCATCATCGCGCGCACCTCCGCCAGCTCCTCGTCTGTCATCCCCACCGAGACCAGCCCGTCCCGCAGCTGATACGTGTGGTTCAGCTGCAGCTGCAGAGCCGCCGACTGCGCGTGCCGCAACTGGATGTACGGCTGCGGGTCGATTTCCACCAGGCCCGCCGCGCGCATCGCTTCGGCGACCCGCCTTCCCCACTCAGGATCGCCGCCACGCGAGCGCATCAACTTCGTCTTGGCAGTCAGGAACTTCTGGTAGACCTGCGCGGCGCGTTCATCAGGGGCCAGCAGCAGCGGTTCGTATGCGGTGTCGAACTCCTCGATCTGCAACCAGCCGCCCGGTTTCAACGCCCGGACGAGTTTCGCCATGATCGCGTCGCGTTCGGCAAGATGTTGGAGAACCAGCCTGGCCACGATCAGATCGAACCGGTTTTCCGGCAACGGTTCGATCCTGACGTCGTGCACGGCCGCGGTCAGGTTCGGGTGATCACCGATGCGGCTCTGCTCGACGTCGGTGGCCAGGACGCTTCCGGTGGGCGCGACGCGGTCGGCGAGCCATCTCGCGACCGAGCCATTGCCGGCCCCCAGCTCCAGGCAGTGCCAGCCGTCGGAAACCCCAGTGGCGGCGAGGCGTTCGGTGGTCATCGGGTCATACGCAGCGGTCAAACAGCGGTACTGCTCACCTCGGCGGCTACTGTCGCTGAACACGTAGTCCTGCGTGTCGGATGCGACCGTCGTCAACGCGATACACCTTCCTCGTCGGCAAAATCGCAGACCGCGTCGGCGATGTACGTCACCTCGGAGTCACTGAGGTGCGGGTAGATCGGGAGTGCCAGGATCCGCCGGCTCGCGTATTCGGCGTTCGGCCACCGCCCGCCT
This genomic interval carries:
- a CDS encoding protoporphyrinogen/coproporphyrinogen oxidase; protein product: MSTDLDVAVVGAGVSGLTAAHELQRAGLDVRVFEAQPEVGGRMHSFRHEGFVLDEGAEQLSPHGYRATWQLLARLGVSLDDIPKIGSAIGMWRDGRVHHGVADRAGMLTGAGLSLRARLDLARVLGGASRRKAEYDCDFPESTPLGAATVREFTRRYHDELHDYLFQPVAGCFFGWDTARSAAAPMLSLLLAVGQVGSWRTYRDGMDTLACRLADGLDVATGVRVDQVAAERDSARLLIGGDTVTARSVLLCVPAPIAAKLHANTPDHERPFLSACTFTPTLKVSCLLDRPVAPESRHPLYVLLTPEVEESVLSGIIIDHAKHPGRVPAGKGLLTLMANARTVAELLDAPEPEVIARLTAAAARYVPGLESANAANFVHRFRYGLPEATPEALRLRSAFMARACAPVDYAGDWLTLRPSSEGAVRAGALAASRTLSRLVGKTDRRQPSLNSALEAV
- a CDS encoding UbiA family prenyltransferase, with the translated sequence MNTETRRASSTGEVRPESKLRSYARLAKLDVYDYYLSIFVAASAVVLPSGALNARTVLTLLGFLIGEVLVTVALVAFDDLTGFRDGSDIKNYGPDNPLRKKLRKPLVAGTLEPREAERFGWIAALLGAAAWAGTIAIAPASPVWTVVVTGVLYVLALQYSYGLKLSYRGLQEIFLVWLGLSMVIAPYGLVSGQFSWFVFVQGVLFGFGPLMFGVYSNSNDVEGDRLVNRPTVAALVSERGNTIFIGALSFAEFAVGALASALGAAPWWFVLLMLPATALRARQYYLGFRAGDIMRARKLGFKVHRVSVGLLIVANLLIGLGGPA
- a CDS encoding class I SAM-dependent methyltransferase, with translation MYNTASIVTAGDVTEEWRQRAQREGLARVMRASQPAEYNADTTERTRQVVAGQLRTAARELARPLSAALEIGCGIGRLTPTLAAQAARVTALDMTPGMLDEAKTSCSELSNVEFELARAEDLPWHGRKFDVAVSVWVLMHVLDEAALAEICRSISHSSRYFVLVEYAQAAIPVSEWSRLRSVDDYLALMPGAQLVETQELHYGGDRSTAALIRFPG
- a CDS encoding EF-hand domain-containing protein gives rise to the protein MTTTVANERLQKRFAKWDHDGSGRLERADFEQEAAQIAQAFGKGVDSADVQPIKNALIGLFEYVDQEAGSNGLVTEAQFIDVTEKLIFEKGEAEFNRALTPVVQGIVALCDKNGDGKINGAEFATWLTALGMDEGQAATAFQRVDKDGNGELSTDELLAAVRDYHFGLSDVELLG
- a CDS encoding carboxymuconolactone decarboxylase family protein, which produces MSQRVNLIQESPENFGALNTLSRGAEARARESGVDAKLLELVRIRASQLNGCQFCVAMHTRSAREAGESEHRLQELENWPDSSLFTESEQAALRLTESVTLLNDRKVPDEDYRPAEKYFDEPQLASLLWTIALINAYNRLSIATSS
- a CDS encoding class I adenylate-forming enzyme family protein is translated as MTDRWISRADTEIRDCVPAELRSQWVRQGDCPGKDIYTLFTEHVRAHPDREAVIDAERTLDYAALDREVRRIAAALTDAGLGARDIIGIRMPNGWRMAVAELAVAAIGAVALPYPAGRGSRDTISLLGRSRASAGIFGAAPDADVARELPHTRAVFTFGAGEDGARSLDDVGPSNDWSPRPVDPEAPVRILVTSGTLAEPKMIAYSHNAMAGGRANYVRALHSGNGPARGLILMSMASSYGSCATFGAIAALGWTLVLAERFDSAQALRMVTKYRPTHLFGVPTMLRRLSEHPSAPDEDTSSLRTVVSSAAPLSDVTAAQCRRRLGCEVITIYGSSDGVNCHTARTGTSRETGTGIPDESVASIRIVDRQGQPVPVGESGEIWARGPMTPLCYVAAPELDARYRAPGGWVRSGDLGMLDEHGRLHVLGRIEQVVSRGGYKISPAEVEREISAHPVVVDVACVPVPDDDLGERMCACISQAAGTPELSLAEITGFLEQERGLERRKLPEFLVRLPELPLAPTGKVCRRTTTAIAVERSTAQICDPVGS
- a CDS encoding CoA transferase, encoding MTTSAPVRNAAAEVAARVAEAQLSALPADCAAEQVDVDIDWSGPVGIPLPDESAVQAACGIMHVHGRAAGRPARLGVDYASTVAGVLATQGVLAGSIARERGIRLSAVRTSVAQAALLAVQQYLAAATSDDDWVESWEAGGRPPFRSRDGIRFEIETLYAEGWQLFWRALGAEPAAIGEGWWPFQQRFATASANLPSELHKTMAGVDYDVISAAAVSAGIHALPLREFPAHPVDVAACTLRILPGMGEVRPATSLARPLEGIVVVESTRRVQGPVAGHVLRMLGAEVIRIEPPGGDPMRGIPPMAGDCSARFRALNEGKRVVELDFKTDSGRRAVYELVAEADVFVHNWAPGKAEQLGLDAADLARCRPGLTYAWASGWEPLPWLDKPVGTDFLVQAHSGLGAAAYPEDEPSAPSLMTLTDILGGLVCAQGVLASLLRRVRTGNGSRVDSSLYSSAGVVPRPRHRPVWTELDRPLATGDGYLVLPRGIAPSSVAGPLGLRSSGTAAEIATRLREQPTATSISLLAEADVVATQVCTELRDLAADPRFDLALGRGEHVFPLTPWEFE
- a CDS encoding methyltransferase encodes the protein MTTVASDTQDYVFSDSSRRGEQYRCLTAAYDPMTTERLAATGVSDGWHCLELGAGNGSVARWLADRVAPTGSVLATDVEQSRIGDHPNLTAAVHDVRIEPLPENRFDLIVARLVLQHLAERDAIMAKLVRALKPGGWLQIEEFDTAYEPLLLAPDERAAQVYQKFLTAKTKLMRSRGGDPEWGRRVAEAMRAAGLVEIDPQPYIQLRHAQSAALQLQLNHTYQLRDGLVSVGMTDEELAEVRAMMREPSFQASSSVMYSVQGRKELQS